A genomic window from Sporosarcina sp. Marseille-Q4063 includes:
- a CDS encoding response regulator transcription factor — protein sequence MNKQVKVLVIEDDPYICELIILYAEKSGYKVGIANDGMMGLEMFYENPPDLVILDIMLPEMDDWEVCKEIRKFDQTPTIMLTAKGESYDKLKGFDLGADDYLVKPFDPNELMARIKAVLRRTNPMLDANEIIELPMLKIDLQQYKVTYEKQEIVLPPKEMELLYFLSSHPNQVFTRQQLLEKIWGLDFEGNPRTVDVHIKRIREKLGNSNSYWRVKTIRGVGYKFEVDKH from the coding sequence ATGAACAAACAAGTTAAAGTTCTTGTCATTGAAGATGATCCTTACATTTGTGAATTGATTATTTTATACGCTGAAAAAAGCGGGTATAAAGTTGGCATAGCAAATGATGGAATGATGGGATTAGAAATGTTTTATGAAAATCCTCCTGATCTTGTCATTTTAGATATTATGTTGCCTGAAATGGACGATTGGGAAGTTTGCAAGGAAATAAGGAAATTTGATCAAACACCCACTATCATGTTGACCGCGAAAGGCGAAAGCTACGACAAACTTAAAGGTTTCGATCTAGGAGCGGATGATTACTTGGTGAAACCTTTTGATCCGAATGAACTGATGGCACGGATAAAAGCGGTGCTCCGGCGGACCAATCCGATGTTAGATGCAAATGAAATCATTGAACTTCCCATGTTAAAGATTGATCTTCAACAATACAAGGTGACCTATGAAAAACAGGAGATCGTGTTGCCGCCCAAGGAAATGGAGCTGCTATATTTTCTCTCCTCACATCCAAATCAAGTATTCACACGTCAGCAGCTACTGGAAAAGATATGGGGCTTGGATTTTGAGGGCAATCCTAGAACGGTTGATGTGCATATTAAAAGGATTCGAGAAAAATTGGGTAATTCCAACTCTTATTGGAGGGTGAAAACGATAAGAGGCGTTGGATATAAATTTGAGGTGGACAAGCATTGA
- a CDS encoding ATP-binding protein, giving the protein MQSIWERFYKADRARTKKVGTGLGLSIVKHILELHQTDIQVESEVGRGTTFTFTLPLAQDKSNKHEF; this is encoded by the coding sequence ATTCAATCTATTTGGGAACGATTTTATAAAGCCGATAGAGCCCGAACTAAAAAGGTAGGCACAGGACTCGGCTTGTCCATTGTTAAGCACATATTAGAACTTCATCAAACCGACATTCAAGTGGAAAGTGAAGTAGGAAGAGGTACAACCTTTACTTTTACGCTACCATTAGCCCAGGACAAATCGAATAAACATGAGTTCTAG
- a CDS encoding DUF3089 domain-containing protein produces the protein MSETKFVELQKELFGLFELGKYDEVHSLIEKAQDEFPERLDKTIFWRACVYSVQGNQENAIAALKEGLQKGIWWNPLTLTRDQDLNNLQNIEEFKIIVNECQEILENQKHISKPQLFTYGNDKSNTGLFSLHWRGSNVKDFAPYWFDNSLLDDFLFAFPQSSQVFGYNAYCWDNQNIAVEELTVSFRDFKEKFNTKQNIIAGASQGGKLAIELSLNGNILGTKGFIAVIPAIQDVTSLESLLVGNGNKIKGCIITGDKDPFYKKTVELVKILEENEFQCKLMVKEGLGHFFPTDFTDLLKEAVEFIHKT, from the coding sequence GTGTCGGAAACCAAGTTTGTTGAACTTCAAAAAGAACTTTTTGGCTTATTTGAACTAGGTAAATACGATGAAGTTCATTCACTGATTGAAAAAGCACAGGATGAATTTCCCGAAAGACTAGATAAAACAATTTTTTGGAGGGCTTGTGTTTATTCTGTTCAAGGAAACCAAGAAAACGCCATCGCAGCTCTTAAAGAGGGTTTGCAAAAAGGAATATGGTGGAATCCTTTGACATTAACTCGTGACCAAGATTTAAATAACCTCCAAAACATCGAAGAATTTAAAATAATAGTAAATGAGTGCCAGGAAATTTTGGAAAATCAGAAACATATATCTAAACCCCAACTGTTTACTTACGGAAATGATAAATCAAATACAGGATTATTTTCTTTGCATTGGCGGGGTTCTAATGTGAAAGATTTCGCTCCTTATTGGTTTGACAACAGTTTGTTAGACGATTTTCTTTTTGCATTTCCGCAATCATCTCAGGTCTTCGGATACAACGCTTATTGCTGGGACAATCAAAATATTGCAGTTGAAGAACTTACGGTATCATTCAGGGATTTCAAAGAAAAATTTAATACAAAACAGAATATTATTGCTGGTGCATCGCAAGGCGGTAAATTAGCGATTGAACTAAGTTTAAATGGAAATATTCTTGGAACAAAAGGATTTATAGCAGTTATTCCTGCAATTCAGGATGTGACTTCTTTAGAAAGTTTATTAGTGGGAAATGGAAATAAAATTAAGGGTTGCATTATCACGGGAGATAAAGACCCTTTTTACAAAAAAACCGTTGAATTAGTAAAAATTTTAGAAGAAAACGAATTTCAATGCAAATTGATGGTCAAAGAGGGATTGGGTCACTTCTTCCCTACTGATTTTACTGATTTATTAAAAGAAGCCGTTGAATTCATTCATAAGACTTAA